The Verrucomicrobiota bacterium genome includes the window TCCGGGGTGAGCGTTGGGGCCAGTTCTGCAAACAGCTTCAAGCCCATCATCATCTGATCGCTTTGCAGTTTGCTCAAGGCATCCACTTTTTCCTGGACCGCCGCCTCGTCAAACTTGTCCGCCATGACCAGGTCCTTGAGTTCTTTGGTGATTTTTTCGCGTTGTTCCTGGAACCCTTGCATTTTCTCGCGATTCGCCTCCATGGATTTCTTCACAATCGCCTTTTGGTCATCAGTCAGCTCCGGGCGTGCCATCATTCCGGGCATGGCGTCGCGCCGGACACCAGCAGCTCCGGCAGCGGCCCCGATGGGTTTTTCCCTGATCGGCGGGGCGGGGTCGTTACCCGCGTCGGCGGCGTTGAGCCATGAACCGGTGAACACGGCAGCCATCAGTAATCCCGAAAGGCTGTGTTTGAGGGTGAATATTTGTTTTTGCATCATAATTTTGCAGCGATGATAGTTCTGATGATAGTGCTACGGGCAATCGTTGTTTTAGCGGGGTGGGGGACCGGGCGGCTTATCCTGCGACTGCTCAATCTTTTTGCGCATTTCCTCCATGCGTTCCAAGCGCTTGGCCTGTTCGTCACTAAGCGTCCCTGCCGCTTTCTTTTGGCGTAATTTTTCCAACACCGTATCCATTTTGGCACGATACTCTTTGGCTTTGGCGGCGCGTTCTTCCGGGGGGAGCTTTTGCCAATCCTGATGTTTCTTTTCCAGTCCCGAGGCCAGCTCCGGGTGCTGTTCCTTGAATTCTTTCAGTTTGGCCTCGCGCTGTTCGGGGGGGAGATTCTTCAGTTCCTCGCGCAATTTTTCCAAGAGGGGGTTTCCCGCTGGGCCGCCGTGCTTTTCCCGAAACTCCTTGAGCTTAGCCTCGCGCTCGGCTGGGGGCAGGTTTTT containing:
- a CDS encoding Spy/CpxP family protein refolding chaperone: MMQKQIFTLKHSLSGLLMAAVFTGSWLNAADAGNDPAPPIREKPIGAAAGAAGVRRDAMPGMMARPELTDDQKAIVKKSMEANREKMQGFQEQREKITKELKDLVMADKFDEAAVQEKVDALSKLQSDQMMMGLKLFAELAPTLTPEQKERLQNAPPQALSMILMGGGFQRLGAGGGFGGQGAGGRRDGQTTRPGWEAPAPR